A region of Nostoc sp. 'Peltigera membranacea cyanobiont' N6 DNA encodes the following proteins:
- a CDS encoding aldo/keto reductase, which translates to MSGTTPNSEMQYRVLGSTGEKVSAIGLGGWHIGLKNVDEQLGIRIVRTAIDRGITFMDNSWDYNGGVSEIRMGKALRDRYRDKVFLMTKIDGRSKKEAAKQLDESLQRLQVDCIDLVQHHEIIRYEDPHRVFDEEGANAAFIEARKAGKLRYIGFTGHKDPHVHLHMLEVAAAQGFKFDTAQMPLNVMDAHYRSFAKLVVPELVKQNIGVLGMKSMANGILLKSNTVTPIECLHYALNLPTSVVITGIDSMEILEQAFEAVRTFQPMNDEQVRSLLAKTAEAASRGEFEPFKTSSIFDSTAQNPDWLGEEPERIQQLMPA; encoded by the coding sequence ATGTCAGGAACTACGCCAAATTCAGAAATGCAATACCGAGTTCTGGGCAGTACAGGAGAAAAAGTTTCTGCGATTGGATTGGGTGGTTGGCACATCGGCTTGAAAAATGTTGATGAACAACTGGGTATCCGTATTGTTAGAACAGCCATCGATCGCGGCATTACATTTATGGATAACAGTTGGGATTACAACGGTGGAGTCAGCGAAATTCGGATGGGAAAAGCCCTGCGCGATCGCTACCGCGATAAAGTTTTCCTGATGACGAAAATCGACGGGCGCTCTAAAAAAGAAGCAGCAAAACAGCTAGACGAATCACTTCAACGTCTGCAAGTGGATTGCATCGATCTCGTTCAGCACCACGAAATTATTCGGTACGAAGATCCGCATCGAGTTTTTGATGAAGAAGGGGCGAATGCTGCCTTCATTGAGGCACGGAAAGCTGGCAAACTCCGATACATTGGCTTTACTGGGCACAAAGATCCCCATGTTCATCTCCACATGTTGGAAGTTGCCGCCGCTCAAGGGTTTAAATTTGATACGGCTCAGATGCCGCTCAATGTGATGGATGCTCATTACCGCAGCTTTGCAAAGCTGGTTGTGCCAGAACTGGTAAAACAAAACATCGGTGTTCTGGGAATGAAAAGTATGGCAAACGGTATTCTTTTAAAATCCAATACTGTAACGCCGATTGAGTGTCTACACTATGCTTTGAATCTGCCTACATCGGTTGTGATTACCGGAATTGACAGTATGGAGATTTTAGAGCAAGCTTTTGAAGCTGTGCGAACTTTCCAGCCAATGAATGACGAGCAAGTGCGATCGCTCTTAGCAAAAACAGCAGAAGCAGCATCACGCGGCGAATTTGAGCCTTTCAAAACTTCATCAATTTTTGACAGCACCGCCCAAAATCCAGATTGGCTGGGAGAGGAACCAGAGCGCATCCAACAATTGATGCCAGCGTGA
- a CDS encoding small RNA NsiR4-regulated ssr1528 family protein produces the protein MPTETNPGNQTTTGADAIDEAIAQGIDFDGSPIPPAKLELYGKVMALEGNRQRSGVSNTMRSRIVRIGAKHIPQAELDQLLVDADFAPLKEKEIAFFYSGK, from the coding sequence ATGCCTACTGAAACTAACCCAGGGAATCAAACTACCACAGGTGCTGATGCTATTGATGAAGCGATCGCACAGGGAATTGATTTTGATGGTTCTCCCATTCCGCCTGCCAAATTAGAACTTTATGGTAAAGTTATGGCGCTAGAGGGCAATAGACAGCGCAGTGGCGTATCTAATACTATGCGATCGCGCATTGTGCGAATTGGTGCAAAACACATTCCCCAAGCAGAACTCGACCAATTACTTGTAGATGCTGATTTCGCACCCCTAAAAGAAAAAGAAATTGCCTTTTTTTATAGCGGTAAATAA